The genomic segment GCGAAATCATCTTGAGCGCATAACTTGAAGAATGCTGTTAATGTAGTGTCCCGCGGGTTATAGACAACTTCTTGTATATTGTTCTCAGTGAAATATACTCTTTGTCCATTTTCTAAATGAACTGCAAGGTGGACAATAGTGGGAGCTCGGTCGTGAACTTCGAATGATAACATCCTCCATACTGCTTCAGAACTGCATATGTAACGTCCAGACTGATATGTTTCCACTTCATTTGGTGATTGTATGCTGAAAGTAGCTTGATCGCTACCTTTATTAATGTATTTAGTAACATATTGGATCGACTTTATTGAACTGCACAACTCGACGTTGAtgtgggcatcaaaaatttttaaaaggagCGGATTATGTGGAACGATCCATCGGTTATCAATATCGTAGTTTCCGACTGTGGCACTTTGCCCACCCTGATCTGGCGATCGTCGTCGATATTTGGGATATCCGTCATCGCTAGTagatgtttgtatttgaaacGGCTTCGGAAATTTTTTGCTGCATTTGGAATCTCGCATACATGCAGAATTACGATTTAAAGTCCCGCAGGGACCGTGTACCCTGTGTTTTTTTACTATTTCAAACAGGACGGGATCATCTTCCTTAACCGGTAATTCAGCTGAAATTACGCTGTCGATTTGATTTGGTCTAATTTTGTTCACTAACCACACCAGCAGATGTACATGTGGCAAACCACGTTTCTGCCACTCTATAGTGTACATATGACAGCGCGGCGGACCGAATATATGAGACTTGTTAATGAGGTGTAGGAGTTTCTGTACTTTTAAATGGAAGACTCTATTAACTATATCATATCTGTCTTGTGGAGTTAAATTGGtattaatattttctttgattTCTGGCCAATTTGGGTTACATGTTGCAGTAATGAATAAATCAGGTTTACCGTAATGTCTGACATAAGTCATTGCGTCCTGTGATTTTTCATGTAAATATCGAGGTCCACCTGTGAATGATGAAGGTAGTATAACCAACTGTCCAATGTTGTTGCTGTGTTCATTCGCCTGTAAAGCATCCTGAAGGTGAACGTAATTTTCTGCTCTCAATTTAGTTTGATTGTTACGAATGTAAGCCAATCTCTCAGAttcaattttcgcatattgatCGACAAAGTATTGGTTTGTCAACATTCCATATCTAAGCAAAGAGTTGAAATTGTTTTGTCTTGTCATTATACGGTAGCAATAGTAGTTCATACACGACACTGTCTTACGCAGAGGTGCACTACTGGTTGGGTCAACTTGAGGAACATTAATGGTATAACCATCTTCTCCGCGACATAGCATCAAAGGATATTGTAAGCTGTCATAAGATCTGTGTAACTCtgatattttttgcaaattatcaTCACGACTGCGCAACACAATATCTCTTTTGTCGAATTGCTGTCCAGCTATTACCACTGCTACTTCACTCGTGGACGGCGCATTATATCGCCCTCTGTGTTCTCCAACAGGAACTTTATTTGCATGGATTACGACATTGTAGTCTGGAGTATCTACTGGAACACTCTCAATAGCAGTTTTAAAAGACTGAATGTAGCTGTTATGAGAATGTAACATATCTTGAAGAGATCTGATCAAATCTATATCTATTGGCTGTGCGACAATCGAACACCGCGTTGATGCTTGTGTATCTGGGTctgcaataaaataaatttgcagaaatttgtgaTCATCTGGTCGAAGTGGTAGCAAGCTCCCAGCCAAGTGATACACTTGCCCTTGAATTTTAAATGTAGGCATAAAACCGCGCTCAACAACTTGCTTACTTTTGAAAGACGTCATTTGAAATGCGTTATTGTAACGGCGGATATTGCGTATGAATTGTTTGGATTTCGGATGATCACCCGTAAGCAGAGAGTGAAGTGGTTCAGGTGGAGGAAGAATTTCTTCTAATTTTACTTTTCCTTGTAAGCAACACAAACCTTTCGATTCGTCCTTGAACTTCAATGCCAAACAATATTCACACACTACTGACATAGTACCTATGGACACAATACGATCATCCTTGTAACAAATCAAAGGATCGTAATTCATGGCAGAATATTCTTTATTTACCCATCTGTGGCTGATCGGTTGTCCGTTTTGTTCAGCGTTACTATGTGTCTGTGCTGATTCTCTCGTTCTCTGTATTCGATTTCTATTCTGGCTGAGGCGAGCCTCATGATCTACAGAGGATTCTCTGGCTCTCTGAACTCTACGTCTAACCCGATCCTGGCTGCGGCGAGCCTCACGCTCCATTGAGGATTCTCTTTCTCTCGCAGTTCTATTTCTTTCTCGGAGCTGGCTGAGGCGAGCCTCGCGTTCCGTTGACGATTCTTCATCTCTTGCTGAACGTGCTCTTCTGGCATTCACTGTACTACGACCTATGTTCGCACGACGACGTCTTCCGGACATGACTTTATAAtgtctgttcaaaattttatacttaGGTACTCAGTACTTGATTAAACTCACAACTTAAAACTATACGTATGATTATGAACTAATTGCACTAATTATTGGTTAGTGCTGGAGTGAAAAATATTTACTTACTATTCGTTAATTTATCTTTTATAAGAGTATGTAATTTATGTCAAAGAATATATTTATAGTTAATTAatatattacaaaaataaaagattatcaacaacaaaatataccTATTCTATTCAGTTCTTCTATTGAAAATGCTCGCCCTAATACTAAATAGCCTTAACTCTAAATTCAAATCAAAGTCTTAATGGAAGAAATACCAAGAAATATGGTTTTAAGCTAATCATATCTAACCTAATGTACTTACAATACTACTAATATAATAAATTTGTAATATCTTCGGTAATATTCACTTAAATTACATGCTGTAAAAAGCATATTGATCTATAATAAACGGTTAGTGGATcgccaaaaacaataacaaactgCATGCACCAAGTGCATGTACATTTGGTGCATAGGTAGTAACAACAAACATTATGGACAAgacaaaaaatacaacaacaataccTACCATCACTGGCTCCAAGTCAGAAGGTGTAAATTTAAGTGAGGAAAGTGAAGACGATGAAAACAACTGGCAGACGGTAGCTACGAAAAGAAGAAATGCAGGGTCTCCCAACATTTTTCAAGGAAAACGTATGCATATTGATGACGGACCTTCaacatctaacagataccaagCCTTGGCCAACGACAATGCAGATACTAGCCCTAGTAATGATGCTGTCACTAGTGAACCGAAACCAccaccaatttttatacctcaTGTGACAGATATTGTTAAAATGGTAAATAGGATCAACAAAGAAATTCCTTCTACGGACTACCACTACAAATCTCTAAGTGATGGTCAAATTCGTATTGCAATAAAGAATGTGGATTCCTACAGAAAAGTCATTAAGTATTTAGACCAAGAAAATTTTAGCTATCATACTTTCCAATTGAAAAAGGAAAGGGCATTCCGAGTAATTATAAAAGGTCTTCACCATACTACACCTATAGCGGACATAAAAGCAATGCTGCTCAGTCTGGGGCACCAGGTCAGAAGTGTTCGAAATGTTATTAGCAGGGTGTCTAAAATGCCTCTTCCAATGTTCTTTGTCGATGTCGAtccaaaagaaaataacaaagaaaTTTACAATATTAGAACATTTGATAATGCTATTATATCAATTGAAGCACCTAAAAAATTTGAAGACATAGTCCAATGCCACAGATGCCAAGATTTTGGCCACACTAAATCATACTGTAAAAAGGATTTTCGTTGCGTTAAATGCGGAAAGGACCATGCAACAGGGCAGTGCACGAAATTGCCAACTACACCAGCCAAATGTGTACATTGTAACAACGAACATACTGCCAGTTACCGAGGTTGTGTAGTTTATCAAAAGCTATTGCATTCTAGAAATATTCGAACGAATAAaactcaaaatatttcaaacgaaagcaGCCACTATCTACAATCTGGAAACCAGCACAACAACATACCCCGTTTTCAAGATTCTAATAACCTTACCTACGCGCAAGCTGTAAGAGATGACCAACCAGGTTTGAATAATGTtctaagtaaaatagagacaaTGCTTGCCAAACAAATAGAATTGACGAATACGTTAATGAATATGATGTCAATGCTCATTTCTAAGTTATGCAAGTAAATCTTTTAATAGCTGTATGGAATGCCAATGGTATTCTAAATCATATTAATGAAATAGAACTATTCCTTAAAAATAATCTTATTGATATACTATTAGTATCTGAATCACACTTAACAAGTAAGTCTTATATTAAATTAAACGGATATGATATTATTACGACAAATCACCCAGAAAATCGAGCTCATGGAGGAGCTGCTGTCATAATACGATCAAATATTAAATATGATATTGCAGATCCTGTTTCTGAAAACTTTATCCAAGCTGCGGGAGTGGTTTTAACTTGCAATAATTCAAAGACGTCAATATACTCTGCCTATTTTCCTCCTCGCTTCAATGTAAAATCTGATACATTCCaccaattttttagtaaatttggaaataaatttATTGTAGGCGGCGACTTCAATGCCAAGCACCCATGGTGGGGTTCAAGGCTAATAAACCCAAAAGGAAGCGAGCTTTATAAATGTATATCCACCAATCACTACAGTGTTTTATCAACCGGTAGCCCAACATACTGGCCCAGCGATCCAAACAAAAGACCTGATCTCTtggattttataatttttagcggTATTCCCCAGGCATGCCTAGACATTGCTACAAGTGACGATTTAAGTTCAGATCACAGCCCAGTCATAGTAAACTTTTGTACATCGTATTGTAAACGGCAAGCAAAACCACAactgttttcagcaaaaactgaCGTCAATTTCTTTAAGCATTGGATTGAAAAAGGTTTAAACCTAAATATATCACTTAAAACACCTGATGAATTAGATAGAGCGATAGAAACTTTTACTAATTTGATCCACGAATCTGCACACCTTGCTACCCCGCATAAGGACGAAAAATCTTGTTCTGATGTTCGTATTTCATATAAAATCAAAAAGTTGATAGCACAAAAGCGGCGATTGCGTAAAATTTGGCAGACAACAAGACACCCAGATGACAGAACAAATTATAATAGAGCCAAAAACTCTTTGACGAACACattaaaagaatacaaaaaCGATTCTATTAACGCGTTTTTAAGCAACCTTAGTCCTTCCAATAATAAAGAGCACAGCATCTGGAAAGCAACCAAATTTCTAAAAAGACCACAGAAAAGAAACATCCCTTTCAAAAACACTTGTGGTGTATGGTGCAGAAATGATAAAAACAAATCGGAAGCCTTTAAAGAATTTCTAGAAGAAACGTTCAGTCCATTTTCGTTTTGTGAAGCTGAGGATGAAaggaaaattaaagattttctggaTGTACCGTGCCAAATGTATCGGCCGATAAAACATTGTTCACCGCGAGAAGTTGAGagagaaataataaaattaaacccTAAGAAATCCCCTGGCTATGACTTCATTGATGCCAAAATACTAAAATCACTACCGCGTAAAGGTTTAATTTTTCTGTCGCTACTATTTAACGCAGCTCTTAGATTAACATATTTCCCCTTTCAATGGAAATTCGCAAAGATTTTCATGGTCTTGAAACCCAACAAACCGGAAGACGTTATATCATcttataggcctattagtctgttGCCAGTGATATGCAAAGTCTTTGAAAAACTTATTCAAAAAAGACTGTCCCCCGTGCTCGAAAAACTAAATATAATTCCAGAACATCAATTTGGTTTTAGGCACGGACATGGGACAGTAGAACAATGCCACAGAGTGGTTCATACAATTAGGCAATGTTTGGAAAACAAACAGTATTGTTCGTCGGTTTTCCTGGATGTCAAGCAAGCCTTCGATAAAGTGTGGCATGATGGATTACTATTTAAGATGAAAACCCTTCTCCCTACCCCATTTTATTTACTGTTGAAATCGTACTTGAGTGAAAGAAGATTTTTTGTTAATGTAAATGACGCAGATTCTGAAATTGGCTTAATAAAATCTGGTGTCCCTCAAGGAAGTGTGTTGGGACCGATTCTATATACACTGTTTACATCCGACTTTCCATCAGACGAAAATATTATAGTGGCAACGTATGCAGATGATACTAGTTTATTATCGGTTGATGAATCGCCCATTCTTGCttcaaatgcaatgcaaaaacAACTTGATTCGACCCAATCTTGGCTGAAAAAATGGAACATTAAAGTAAATACCGAGAAGTCTGTCCATGTAACTTTTACTCTTAGAAAAGATACTTGTCCTCCCGTATCACTCGGTGGAGAAGAAATTCCAACAtccaactgtgttaaatatttgGGTTTACATATAGACAAGCGGTTAACTTGGAAAACACATATCAAACTGAAACGGCAGCAGTTAGATATAAAGACAAAACGAATGTATTGGCTGCTAGGATCCAAATCACAATTAAGCTTAGAAAATAAAGTATTGCTCTACAAAAGTATATTAAAACCCGTATGGACCTATGGAATTGAACTTTGGGGAACAGCAAGCAACTCTAACATAGAAATACTGCAAAGATATCAATCAAAAACTCTTCGACTCATCAGTAATTCGCCTTGGTTTGTCAgcaataaaaatatacataagGACCTTTGCATTCCTGAAGTTAAAAATGTAATTCGTAATTACAGTTCTAAATACTTAAACCGATTAAGCAATCATTCAAATGTTTTGGCTATAAACTTATTAGATGATAGTAACGAATCCAAAAGACTAAAACGATCTCATGTATTAGATTTACCTTATATTACTTGATCCTAgctaaaataatttaatttcaaaacaattgtaaaattttaagaggaCATAAAACAGATGAATCAATAGTGTTGTCGTGCTCACTGGAGTTTGGCACTTCTGTCactttgtagatatttttaagaaaatttgcttATTGTTTGTTATACAAATAGAttgcaaataaagaaaacatacaaaaaaaaaaaaaaaaaaaaaatttatttaaggtACTTAATTGGATAAGGATTAATGCTGTATTGTTTAAAATCACTTCGTAAATAACCATTTTTTAGTAAAGAATAAAAATGGTTATGCTGGGTTATCCCTAAGAGATAGACATATACCATCGCGGACTTTTTTGTTGAACTTTTTAAGGTGAACGATACTGTAGTACATTATTTTGGTCTATCTCGTAGGGTTCAGCCAGCGTTTGCAATATAAGCGCAAAAAAACGTTCTTATTTACGACATCACATTAGAAACCTTTAAATTTATCAGTGTTTCTCTACTATATTATGCATTTATTATACATACAAACCTTCCTTAAGAATCACTCtatctattaaaaaaaaccGCATCAAAATCCGTTGCGTAGTTATAAAGATCTATGCATACATACGGACATACAGCGAAAGCGACTTTGTTTTATACTATGTAAGGATAtagatttaaatattttgtcaatGGAAAATGGGCAAACTTTTTCATATCCTAATACATAAAAAATTGTCTATATAATCTCGGTTTGAGTTATTGGTAAAAATGTtcttacaaacacaaattatgtGAATTATTTTCTAAAAGTTCTTAAAAGTGAACAAGAAGTTTAAAAGGTCAATACATTACCTTTCttaaaagatatttttttgtataaactgatctccctttGCCCATTtttagcccaaaaaaaaaaaaaaaaaacaaaaaaaaaacagtaatagGTACTTTATCCGATTTTCGCTTCATATTTTTCATATCTTTGACGAATATTCTGCATGGAATACCAAAAAGATTTTAGCACCTAAGAAACGAAAGCACTTCGCAAAATAAATTAAGACAAACATTGTATAGGTGAAAATAACAACttaattatgaaatttgtaataACATAAAGGAAAACTTAATATTCCTAAGAAATAAGTTATTTCGCCTATTTCACATAAAAATCTTTCAAACCAAGTATATTTTcgacaaaattgtaaaaaaagccaaactattaaaatttaggaaattttatgGACTAATTTTTACAAAGTATATTCAATtcgaagaaaatcggtttaacaCAATTTTGAACTAAAAACAACGAAACTTTTATCAACTAACTAACTTTGAAACTAACTTTGTGTGCCAAAAGTATATTTTACTTTTGGTTAGGTAAGTTagttgaaaagggggtgcggATAAACATCCGCTCCATACCCCTATTGACATACACGTTTGCCAGTGAaaggcttgttgtgtgctctattTAATaagaagtaacctcgaaaaagaaagttTTAGTCAGGAGTTGcttgcttcttacaaaatctctaattttttccataccacgtccCTAAGTAAtttcatgtctagtattgtgtctccacctaagtgctagtgtctgttagacgcgaaaaccgggcaatgacatagaaaatgctccaatgtctcatcatcttttgcTTTAGCTAAAGTAAAATTCCTTACCAAATTAAGGTTTATGAACTAACTAGCTGAACCAGGCCCggtccgctgtgccttcttttactttatatggatcaaaattatctttgaatattaattttcggcaattaaagagcttttagtgaattgcCATGCTAAgaaaatggtatatcgcttgactaacagtataacaacaTAACTGCCTTTATCCGAATCCATATTATCttaattggtctatgaattcgctcggagggtttagggtcattcttaaaagactttatttaagtccaatattctcatggggattttgggagtggaaaggcACCCACTGTGGTGGTTGGTGGCTTAAGGGTGTAGTGTGAAACACaaaacgtggtcccgaaagtaAGTATcaatttgtgctctactcccaaatacctttcatttaagcctcatattaccatggtcggtaaatttgtactctttgaggaaggggcggtgccccaaatacatggtcacacatttggatatcagattcgtattctactcctaaattccattatttgagcctcatataggaaaggggtagacctccagaaaattgatcccgaaagtgggcATCGATTTTGCGATCAGCATCGTgaaatactctcaaatatcatttatatatatattagattcgtgttctactctaaaaaacctcttatttgagcctcaaattCCAATGGtccgcaaatacttcctatttgggggttgctattGTGGTGGGAcgccccctagacagttggtcccgaatattgataccagattcacttggtgtcaaa from the Stomoxys calcitrans chromosome 1, idStoCalc2.1, whole genome shotgun sequence genome contains:
- the LOC131996398 gene encoding uncharacterized protein LOC131996398, with amino-acid sequence MSGRRRRANIGRSTVNARRARSARDEESSTEREARLSQLRERNRTARERESSMEREARRSQDRVRRRVQRARESSVDHEARLSQNRNRIQRTRESAQTHSNAEQNGQPISHRWVNKEYSAMNYDPLICYKDDRIVSIGTMSVVCEYCLALKFKDESKGLCCLQGKVKLEEILPPPEPLHSLLTGDHPKSKQFIRNIRRYNNAFQMTSFKSKQVVERGFMPTFKIQGQVYHLAGSLLPLRPDDHKFLQIYFIADPDTQASTRCSIVAQPIDIDLIRSLQDMLHSHNSYIQSFKTAIESVPVDTPDYNVVIHANKVPVGEHRGRYNAPSTSEVAVVIAGQQFDKRDIVLRSRDDNLQKISELHRSYDSLQYPLMLCRGEDGYTINVPQVDPTSSAPLRKTVSCMNYYCYRIMTRQNNFNSLLRYGMLTNQYFVDQYAKIESERLAYIRNNQTKLRAENYVHLQDALQANEHSNNIGQLVILPSSFTGGPRYLHEKSQDAMTYVRHYGKPDLFITATCNPNWPEIKENINTNLTPQDRYDIVNRVFHLKVQKLLHLINKSHIFGPPRCHMYTIEWQKRGLPHVHLLVWLVNKIRPNQIDSVISAELPVKEDDPVLFEIVKKHRVHGPCGTLNRNSACMRDSKCSKKFPKPFQIQTSTSDDGYPKYRRRSPDQGGQSATVGNYDIDNRWIVPHNPLLLKIFDAHINVELCSSIKSIQYVTKYINKGSDQATFSIQSPNEVETYQSGRYICSSEAVWRMLSFEVHDRAPTIVHLAVHLENGQRVYFTENNIQEVVYNPRDTTLTAFFKLCAQDDFAKTLTYDRVPTYYTWNQSSKTFQRRKQGTAVDGFPGIKKN